TTGAGGGCTTGGTGCCGACAAGTTGCCCCTTTTTCTTAGATTTTTTCTGGCCCTCCTTCAGTTTGGATCCCGCTTGGCCATGTTTAGATGATTTAGCCCTCTTTGGGGCTGTTGGAATCTGCTATCGCATCGCCTTCGTAGGCTTGCGAAGGCAGAATCAGTTTGGGGGAGGAATGTTCCTCTTGTCCCTCAGGGGAAGAAGCCCCTGGCGCTTCCGACGCTAGGCGTTTTTGTGTCCAGGCCGCCTCAGGGGCCATTGCTCGCTCGTAGAGTAGCACCTTAAGGCGGGATTCCCTGTTCCTCCAGGCTTGGGGAGTAAAAGCCAGGCAGATTTTACATGACTGGAGTAGGTGACTTTTCCCCAGGCATAGCAGGCACATAGAATGGCCGTTTGAATCGGGGAGCTTGCCCCCGCAGGCcccacattttttaaagaaagaggtAGTACTCATGACTGGAGGAACTGGCCTGCGATCCAGGGAGCAGGAACAAAACGTAGTCAGGCGATCCGGGTCAGGTAGGTAACTGGTGATCAATAGAATAGTCAAACAGTCCGAATCAAAGCCAATAGTGATAGCAGGGAGTCCAAGAATAGTCAACTGTCTGAGTCAAAAACCATTAAAAATGGCGGAAAATCGCTAGAAGGAACCAACAAGCTGCTGCTGAGCTGcggaaaaaggaactggggacgtAGTCCCCACCTCCGGGCATTTATACTACTGGGGAACatgggcggggcctccgccaaaaatgtttcaaatttaagATCTAGAAGGTTCCGAAAAGCTGCGCAGGCGCAGGAATTAACCCATATGTGCCATTTCACAGACTACATGATGAAGAAGAGACAGGAAGTCTTTTACAAGAATAGTCACTGGGACATTTATTCTTCAATACAGGCTGCCTTGGTTTAAAGTTTCTATGGCTGGAATTTTCCAGGAAATATTTGGAGAGCCAAACAGCTTCTGGATTTCACCaagtttttattttcttgttgttttaaatATAAGATTTGAGAAAAAATTATGCATAAATTAGAATTTCAAAAGGGCCAGAAGCAAGAAGATTGACACGTATTACAGTTCACATTCTCTTAATCTTGTAGGCTCTATTGCCTCCCGGTTGTTGTTCCTGATCATTGCCAGGTGAGACAAAGGAAAAGAAGCTGTGTCCAGACTCAGCCATTGGTGGAGAAGAGTCGAAGAAAGGTTTGAAATGGAAGTCTCCCTCGCCATGCCGGCCCTGGATACCTGTGGGAGTTGTATCCCCAGGGCGCCTGGCAATATTACCTGGAACATGCGAGTGAGAGATGTGCAATTAGTTAAAGGTCCGTAGTACcctacaaataaaacattaacTAGATTAGTATGTCAATGCACAGCACAcaatgatatagaatcatagaaatggaagagagcaaagggccacccagtcaacaccctgccatgcaggaaccatCACAACActcttgatagatggccatccagcctctgcttaaaaacagtagagaaggaaggagactccatcactctCTGAGGCAGTATATTCAATTGCCAAACAGTACAACAGACTTTCCATGGCAGAAATTTGAACAGTTATACTGTAGACCAAATCACAAGTCACTACACTGCAATGGTTCTCTGGCCAATACATGAATAACGCGGATGTAATCTAGGTAGGTTTAGAGAAAGAGGCACTTTCCAAATGCATGTAGCATTTCCTCATCCTCATTTTGTTCCTCTTTACAGTACCCTGTACTTTATTACTTTAACTTTATTATGTTTGAGTATTCTTCAAGGTATTACTAGAAATCCTACTACAGTACAACCCCTCTGTATAAATGGAGGACATGCCGCAAGACCTCCTgtaaactgtggataatagcaaatcctataaTTTGATTTTACTTGGGCAAgaaatataccatagaatcacactagaggacctagaaaggcccacaaacacttcaagGGAGGAATTATTTTTGTAGAATGGGTAGTTGAAACTGTGGCTGTCAAAGCTATGGATGCATGAGTCATATTGTATATGTGAACTACCAAAGCGAAGCACCATTTTCCTCACCCAAAGGGAAACCAAAGACAGCAGGCTGAGGCATCATGGGAGGCTCCTGGGCAGCTTCTTGGCTGGCTACTGCTATATTGCGCAAACGCAGGCTGTCATACAATCCCTGCAGTTTCTGGTACTGACGGTTGCGCTCCATGAGTTTCTCTGAGAGTTCTgtgaatttctttttgtattcCTCCAGTACTTTCTTCAAAGAGGAGACCTCGCTCTTCATGGAGGACAGCTCAATGTCTTTACTCTGCAGTTGCTGGGTGTAGACTTTCTCCATCTGTTTCAGGTGGCCCTGTGCTTTACTATAGGTATATTCTTGGTACAAACGCTCCTGATGAACCtgcaagggggaaaaaaacaaataaatgagaATCATGACAGAACGTTTTTAAAAAGGGATCAAACGTCAGTATATGTGACATTCAGATGCACCATCCTAACCCTGCAGCtagctttctcttctttttttggcATGATTCATCCCCAAAATGTTTAAGCTGTGCAGTAATTCAACAAAAACACTGCAAAAAATTGTAAAGATTTCATTATATGCGTTTTAGAAGAGTCACAGTTTAGTTTGAGAATTTGCTGTTGGGTTTTGTTATTTGAAAAActaaaatgttcttttatttgtACAAGAAAATCTTGAGTTGAATATTTGATACATACTCATAGTTTATATTGTGTTTTCTGTTTTCTTCAAaaaaagggggctggactagattcTCTTGATGTTCCTTCTACTTCAATAGAGTTTGAAAAAAACAGAGAGAGGCATGTTGCGCATTATGTTGTTTGAGATAGTCAAGGTCAAGACAAAACACCAGCAGCTGAGAAGAACTAAaagaaaaatgcatattttttcAAAGTATTCAAATTCCTTTCTTCAGACTAGTAAAATCCAGCTTGAAAACAGAGATGTTGCCAGGTTAGAAAAATTAGGTGAAATGGCCTTGTTTTTGCATAATAAGATGTAAATGCCTTTCATACTCTGGAACTTTTTGATATACATGAGCACCTATTTGTTATGTTCATTAGAAGTATTGCATTTGTCCAATGATAGCTTATTATATTAATAGATATTTTGATCAGTATGAATTTACTGTCTGATGTCATTACTTACTTTTGCCGTAGTTTTTTAATGAGTACCTGGATTGGACTATATAACAATATTACCCATTCAAACAATTGCCACAGCATTTGGTCCTAGTTATTTGTGTCAAATGTATAAAGGCTCAGAGCTTTAAAATAAGTCTCATTTTTCTGAtaatgttttctgcttccctcccaggccaggcatgggcaaacttcggccctccaggtgttttggacttcaactcccatcgcctgttaggaattgtgggagttgaagtccaaaacacctggagggccaaagtttgaccatgcctaccCCAGGCCTTCTCCATCTATAAAAATGTGTTTACCTGATAGGTCCAAAAAGCCAGAGCCCTGGAACTGATGTCTAGGATAATCTCTGGCCGCAGTCCGGCTAAAACCATGGCCTTATATTCCTCAGAAGGACTGAGTTCTGTCCGAACAATATCCAATTTGCCAGAAAGGGCGCTGGAGCAAGCTGGGCAGACGGCTGGCGAACGGCTGAACTCCCCACTGCCGTGTTGGTCGCAGAAAATGTGGGAGCAGGCCGTGACCCACGCATAGCCAGAAAGCTTGACTCGGCACTTGCGGTAATTGCAGAGAAGCATGTCCTCGCAGACAGACATGGTGATGGGGCCTTGGCAAATATATTACATGCACTTCCTATAGGATAGTATATATATAGCATTCAATGCACCTGTGAAGCAAAAGAAATATTAAAGCAAAATTTCAAAATTCCTTATGGCCACATAGTAGAGAACATCATTCATGAACCTTTAGTCCTTCCATTTACAATATCATGATCAGAACTGAGATTCGCTCTCAAATGCAAACAGTCCCCAGGAGGAACCCAATATATAAGTTAAAGGGCACAGAAAAGTcaaatgaaatttttaaaaaatgttttatactctaaatctaaaaaaaaaagcaatgataATAAAAGCCAAGACCTATCTGTTCAAGGATCCTGTTTCCCACAGTAGTAAACTAAATTTctctaaggtcccatctacactgcaatataatccagtttctgaatccagataataataataataataattctttatttataacccgcttttctccctaatgggacctaaagtggctcacaatataatacaatacaaattaaagCACCATTAACAAAAACccaagacaaaaatcacacaaagcataataccagtaacatccagaaataagatataaataaatagtaagcATTAACAACATTTAAgaccaattacaattattgtggagactcatcagTTAAATAGTATATTTCGCTAAGCTCAATGCAAATCGACCTTGCGGTTATTAGCAATTGATTTCATCCGTCAAAAGCTTTGagatgtattatatggcagtgcaaatccAGCCCAAGATTACAAGCTGATcatgaaaaaaacacaatatttcCCAAAGCCTTTCTAGTTCAATAGTGTTGCTTTATCTCTCTGTTGTACCCCGACttgaaccataataataataataataataataataataataataataataatgatgatgatgatgatgatgatgttaacaataataataatacaacaaatcCAGCTGTCCATATTTGGGAGCATACTGTCACTTAACAGATATGAATTTAGCTGACAACATTGCACACGTGTATCCTCAACAAGTTTTAGTCCCTGTGAAATATCAGCAAGTATTAGCggctacaaataaataaacatcaggTCTGTGAGTGCTATAAATTGTATTCTGCATGGAGAAGCATTTTGGTTTGGATATTTCCTTCCAGGTCTTGAATTATAGATCAGGTTTTATATTGCCTTAACACATGGGCCTATGGAAGTCGTTATGCTCCTATCAGATCTCCATCTTTAGAAAAATGGGAAATGACAACAACACACAAGGAAGATTGTTATGAAAGTAAAAGTATTCAAGGCTAGAGTCCTTTGCAGGTTCAAAATACATGTACTTCGCTGTCAGTTTTAAAGAGGAGTTGGCTAAATTAATGGTGGATCTGCATTCATGATGGGCTTTGAAGTCCTTCTAAAACTTTGAGGCCCTGAGTTTATGAAGGAGCACAAACAGCTTATTGTTAATGCATTGATGTTGTTTGTGGGTTTCCCTGAAGTAACCCACGAGCtgtattaatcatagaatcatacatataatcagagttggaaagagacctcatgggccagccagtccaatcctctgccaagaagcaggaaataataataataataataataataataataataataattattattattattattattattattttattttttataccccaccccatttccccgaagggacttggggaggcttacatggggccaagcccaaacatcaaacaatataaaaacaaagcaataaaacaagtcaatcaataataaaacaaatcataaaagatCACATGAATATAATCTCCAAGTAACAGCTTAGTCATATGCTTCTTTACTGAAAGGTAAATTCCAATAATTCAATTGGGATTTTAAAAGTGAGGGAGAAaacttattataataattatgtaaTGGATGAAATTAAAATAAGTAGAAATAACAGAATtgccaggaaaatcacattcaaagcacccctgacagatggccatccagtctcctcttaaaagcttccaccacactccagggcagaaagttccactgctggacagctctctcagtgaggaaattcttcctaatgtttaggtggaatctcctttcctgtagtttaaagccattgttccatgtcctagtctccagggcagcagaaaacaagcttgctccctcctccctatgacttcccttcacgtatttgtacatggctatcatgtctcctctcagccttctcttctgcaggcgaaagatgcccagttctttaagccgctcctcatagggattgttctccagacccttgattgttTTAGTCGCCCTTTCAAAATGGCAACCAGTTCTTAGAAGCACATATCTTTGTCCTTCATGTGGGTGGTTTTAAATCCTAAAGTATAGatgaggcctgggcaaacttgggccttccctccaggtgtcttggatttcaactcccaccattcctaacagcctcaggccttttcctttttcccctcagccgcttaagcggctgaggggaaaaaggaaagggcctgaggctgttaggaatggtgggagttgaaatccaaaacacttagagggaaggcccaagtttgcccatacctggtatgGGTGAAGATtggatatttgtgtgtgtgtgtgtgtgtgtgtgagggggaatAAGGCAAGAAAATAATACACACTCCTCCCTCTGAAGCTTCCTGTCGCTTTGCTTTTCGAACCACTTTTAAACTTTCCCGCCTTTTCTATTAAACCCTGAGGGACCTGGAAGCAACCATTGCCGATTGAAGGGGTGGGCAAGGAGAGAGAATAGCAACAGAGCATACCATTCTCTGAAAGGCAGAGGGGGTTAAACTGAAGGGATGAATCCTTGGCCTTTTCAAAATGGCACCCAGTTCTTAGAAGTGCATAGCTTTGCCCTTCACGTGGGTGGTTTTAAATCCATTTTGCTGAGGAAGTTCTCACAGGAAACACCAACATATTTCCCCTTCattagaaaatattaaaaattatgcAACTCTGCTTAGGACAAATGATGAAAACTACTTGAAGCATTTTTTTCCTGTCTCCACAAGAGCACTTTTAGGCCTCATTTATATTGCCATAAGGATGCggttttaaactgcattgtatggtcaatGTACAGTACTCATATACAGtattctctcacttatccaacataaacgggctggcagaacgttggataagcgaacatgttggataataaggagggatgaaggaaaagcctattaaacatcaaattaggttattttacaaattaagcatcaaaacattgttatacaacaaatttgacagaaaaagtagttcaatacacagtaatactatgtagtaattactatatttatgaatttagcaccaaaatatcacgatgtattgaaaacgttgactacaaaaaagcattggataatccagaatgttgggtgAGA
This sequence is a window from Anolis carolinensis isolate JA03-04 chromosome 6, rAnoCar3.1.pri, whole genome shotgun sequence. Protein-coding genes within it:
- the ccnb1ip1 gene encoding E3 ubiquitin-protein ligase CCNB1IP1, with protein sequence MSVCEDMLLCNYRKCRVKLSGYAWVTACSHIFCDQHGSGEFSRSPAVCPACSSALSGKLDIVRTELSPSEEYKAMVLAGLRPEIILDISSRALAFWTYQVHQERLYQEYTYSKAQGHLKQMEKVYTQQLQSKDIELSSMKSEVSSLKKVLEEYKKKFTELSEKLMERNRQYQKLQGLYDSLRLRNIAVASQEAAQEPPMMPQPAVFGFPLGNIARRPGDTTPTGIQGRHGEGDFHFKPFFDSSPPMAESGHSFFSFVSPGNDQEQQPGGNRAYKIKRM